A window of Stenotrophomonas indicatrix genomic DNA:
CAACTCCAACCTGGTGCCGCGCTGGGCCAACTGGGATCACTTCAACGAGCTGGATAAGAAAGGCCTGGCGATGTATGGCCAGATGACCGCCGGCAGCTGGATCTACATCGGCGCACAGGGCATCGTCCAGGGCACCTACGAAACCTTCGTGGAAATGGGCCGCCAGCATTACAACGGCAGCCTGGCCGGCAAGTGGCTGTTCACCGGCGGGCTGGGCGGCATGGGTGGCGCGCAGCCGCTGGCCGCGGTGATGGCCGGCGCCTCCTGCCTGGCGGTGGAATGCCGCAAGAGCTGCATCGAGATGCGCCTGCGCACCGGCTACCTGGATACCTGGACCGACGATCTGGACGAGGCCCTGCGCCTGATCGAAGCATCGTGCACCGCCAAAAAGCCGCTGTCGGTGGGCCTGCTCGGTAACGTTGCCGACGTGCTGGACGAACTGCTGATCCGCGGCGTGAAGCCGGACCTGCTGACCGACCAGACCTCCGCCCACGACCCGGTGAACGGCTACCTGCCGCAGGGCTGGACGGTGGAAGAATGGGATGCCAAGCGCGTGACCGCCCCGAAGGAAGTGGAAAAGGCCGCGCGTGCGTCGATGGCCAACCACATCCGCGCCATGCTCGGTTTCCACTCGCTGGGCGTGCCTACCGTGGATTACGGCAACAACCTGCGGCAGATGGCGCTGGAAGAGGGTGTCGAGGATGCGTTCGATTTCCCGGGGTTCGTGCCGGCCTACATCCGGCCGCTGTTCTGCCGTGGCATCGGCCCGTTCCGTTGGGCGGCGCTGAGCGGCGACCCGGAAGACATCGCCAAGACCGATGCCAAGGTGAAGGAGCTGATTCCGGACAACCCGCACCTGCACCGCTGGCTGGACATGGCCGCCGAGAAGATCAAGTTCCAGGGCTTGCCGGCACGCATCTGCTGGGTCGGCCTGGGCGATCGTGATCGACTGGGCCTGGCCTTCAACGAGATGGTCGCCAACGGTGAACTGAAGGCGCCGGTGGTGATCGGCCGCGACCATCTGGACAGCGGCAGCGTGGCCTCGCCGAACCGCGAAACCGAAGCGATGGCCGACGGCTCCGATGCTGTGTCCGACTGGCCGCTGCTGAATGCCCTGCTCAACACCGCCAGTGGCGCGACGTGGGTGTCGCTGCACCATGGCGGCGGCGTGGGTATGGGCTTCTCGCAGCACGCAGGCATGGTGATCGTCTGCGATGGCACTGAAGCGGCGGCCAAGCGCATTGCACGCGTGCTGTGGAACGACCCGGCCACCGGCGTGATGCGCCATGCCGATGCGGGGTATGAGATCGCGATTGAGTGCGCGAAGGAGAAGGGTCTGGATCTGCCGGGAATCCTCGGCTGACCCAGCACCCGGGTAGTGCCGGCCGCTGGCCGGCACCGCCCGATGCGCTTTGGCTCTGGTAGATGCCGACCTTGGTCGGCACAACCCTCCTGGCTTGACCCTATCCCCCGCCGTGACCAAGATGCGCCATCGCCGCTGACGGATCACCGCGATGTACCGCACGCTCGCTGCTGCATTGCTCTGCGCCCTGTTTGCCACCCCGTTCGCCTCGGCGCGTGACGTCCCTGCCGGCCTTTCTTCCCGGCTCGACACCCAATTGCAGAGCAACCGCGAACGCTACGGCATCGCCGGCCAGGTGGTATTGGTCGCACACAACGGCAACGTGCTGTACGAGGGCGCCAGTGGTGAACGCGACCCGGCCACCCACGCGCCCGCCACCGTCGATACCATCTTCGCCGCGCAGTCGATGGCCAAGCTGCTGACCAGCACGCTGGTGATGCAGCTGGTGGACCAAGGCAAGGTGGATCTGGATGCCCCCGCCAGTCGTTATGTGCCGGCGCTGCCGTCCACGTGGCACGCCATCCACGTGCGTGACTTCCTCAACCACAGCTCTGGCATCGGCGAATACTACGACCGCGTGGACAACCGCTGGGTG
This region includes:
- the hutU gene encoding urocanate hydratase; the protein is MTRNDPSRTIAAPTGTTLTAKSWLTEAPLRMLMNNLHPDVAERPQELVVYGGIGRAARDWESFDAIVETLKRLDDDQTLLVQSGKPVGVFRTHADAPRVLIANSNLVPRWANWDHFNELDKKGLAMYGQMTAGSWIYIGAQGIVQGTYETFVEMGRQHYNGSLAGKWLFTGGLGGMGGAQPLAAVMAGASCLAVECRKSCIEMRLRTGYLDTWTDDLDEALRLIEASCTAKKPLSVGLLGNVADVLDELLIRGVKPDLLTDQTSAHDPVNGYLPQGWTVEEWDAKRVTAPKEVEKAARASMANHIRAMLGFHSLGVPTVDYGNNLRQMALEEGVEDAFDFPGFVPAYIRPLFCRGIGPFRWAALSGDPEDIAKTDAKVKELIPDNPHLHRWLDMAAEKIKFQGLPARICWVGLGDRDRLGLAFNEMVANGELKAPVVIGRDHLDSGSVASPNRETEAMADGSDAVSDWPLLNALLNTASGATWVSLHHGGGVGMGFSQHAGMVIVCDGTEAAAKRIARVLWNDPATGVMRHADAGYEIAIECAKEKGLDLPGILG